ACGACGACGCCGTCATGCCGTTCGACGACCTGAAAATCGAACAGGCCGTCCTTCTTCGCCTCGGCCTCGTAGGCGGAACGGCGGTCCGCCGCGACCTTGGGGATCCACGCCAGGCTGCGGACACCGGGGTGGTCGGGCAGCAACTCCTGAGCGTAGTCGAAGAAGCTCCATCGGGTGACCTTCTCCTCGGCCCGGAACATTCTCTCGCCGCGGCGCACGACGTCGAGATTCGACTCGATCGAATCCGCCAGCGTCGTGAGCAGGCGGCTCGCGGCCACATCGAACTCCCGTTGCGCCTGCGCCTTGAAGGAGCTCTGGATCGCCAGGAAGCTGCCTATGGAAAGCAAAACCCCGAAACAGAGCACGAAGACGACCAGCACCTGGTCCCGCACCGCCGCGTGGCTCCGATAGCTCTTGAAGGCTTGATACAAGCCACTGAGCCAGAATGGCTTCTTGCCCCCGAGTAAAGCCCGCAGTAAGACCCCCAAGCGGTCTGCATACGGTTTGAGAAAATTTGCCATCATTTTAGCGAAAATTGTTTGTATTCTGTTCCTAAGCAATAATAGGGGCTTTTTATTAATATTTTTCTTAAGTACTTTCACGACCTACCGATAAAATGAAGTCTAATTCCTCAATTATATCGAAAAATATTTCGATTTCCCCAACGGGCCGATGAAAAACGCGTATTGATTGAATCGCGAGGCAATCGGTCGCCGTCGACAGCAGTCAGGAAAGATCCAGCTTTCCCGCGTTGCGGACAGGCGCGAGAATCTGCCTCGCCAATCGTGCTGAGAATGGACTTGTGTCGCCCAGGGGTTGAAACGACCCGCTAACGCACCACCGGGTCCAGCGAACCTTCCAAGCCGGGAATGACCCAGGTGCCCGAACCCGCCCGGCAGGCGGTTCCCGGATAGTTCTTGCGGGATCCGGCCGTCGTCCAGGTCTGCATGAAGTTTCGGCAATTGCGGCCGTCACCCCGCTCGTAGGTCTTGAGAGCGGCGATGGTTACCTGGGTGTCGACGGCCGAACTGCGCCAGGGGAACTGCTTGCCGGGCTCACCCGACTCGAGGACGTGCTGGAGAGCCCAGTCCAGGCCCGCCTGGGCGGCCGGCGGCCACTCGTCGCGGGGCGGCTGGATCGCGACCAGCTCGACGTGACGGTCCTGCTCGTCCGCGTCGTAGATGTCGTTCACGCGGACGTAGTGGCCGACCGCCGGCGCATAGTACCAGACGCGCCTAAGGTCCGGCGAACCGTCGTCGCTCTGGCGGCTGCAGGCGATCTCCAGGGTGTCGAAGCGCCCAGCTACCACCGTGACCTCGGTTTCCTCGCCGATTTCGCAGCGCCACTCCTCGACGACCATAATGCGCTCGTCGGGTTCCTTCGCCTTGTTCACCAGGTGCCTGGCGGAAAAGCCAATGTTGGCGCCGGAACGCAGAGGCCAGAGGGCCGAGGGATTCAGTTCGAAGCTCCGCATGCCCCGGCCGAGCTCGTCGGACCAGGCAAGCGGGGGAAGGATGAAGTTCCGGTAGCTGCTGATCTCCTCGCCCCGGTTGGAGCGCCACAGAAGGAAGTCGCCGTCCGCCGACTCGATGGTGAACACCCGGCCGTCCGAGTAGACGAACCGGGTCCCCGCCCGGTAGGCGGGTAACTGATCCTTGTCGGTCCCGGACCGGCTCCAGCGCCCCTCGCGCTGGGCGCGCAGACGCGCCAGCAGAGCCTCGCTGACACGGCCGTCGCGGGCGATCCCCGCTTCGCCCTGAAAGCGCATGATCGCGCGCCTGGTCTTCGGCCCCATCAGGCCGTCGATCGCGCCGGCCTTGTAGCCGAGGTCGACCAGGAGCGTCTGGGCCTTGGCGATGGCCGAGGGATCGTTGATGGCCGCCGTCGACAGGCGGCTATAGTCGAGAGGCCTTTCCGTGGTGGACGGTCGGGTCTTTTCCGGCTGGGCGGGCTTGGCGGGCGAGCCGGGCAGGCTGACCGGCAGCAAGGAGCAGGCGCCGAGCGCCAGGCAGGTGGCGCCGACAAGCAGTGCCCGGCGGCATGGGGCGGCCCATCGCCAAGCTTCATCCCGTTGCTGAAAATCGGTCGGCATCGGTCGATCGGCCTAAGTCGCTAAGCCAAAAACTTGAGGTTGAACACCGTGACGCAAGCTATCGTGGAACGCCTCTCGTTCCGGACACGGCGGCGTTGCTGGCCTATCAAACAAGTCTTAAGGATTGGTACCCGCCGCCCCGAGCGGGGCAAACACCTAGAGAACGGCTGTCGGCTGCTGGTCATGGCGGGCGTCCTCAGCGCCGCCGACCGCGCCGCGCGTGCAGGCGCGGCACATTGGGGCCGAGATCCTCGTCCTCGTCATCAGCCACGATGCTCAGAGGCGGCATCTCGACCACGCGGTCACTCGGAAAGATCAGCGTGATCCTCGTGCCCTGCCCCAAAGAGCTGTCGATCTCCAGCACGCCGTCGTGCAGCCGCATGAGCCGCTGGGAAAGGGGCAGACCCAGGCCGGTGCCCTCGTAGCGGCGGGACAGCGAGCTGTCGACCTGGTTGAAGGGTTGCAGGGCCGCCTTGATGTCGTGTTCGGCAATGCCGATCCCGGTATCCGACACCGTGATCAGAAACCGCCCGGTGTCGTCGAGCTGGGTGCCGACCGAAATCCTTCCGCCCTTGGGCGTGAACTTTATCGCGTTCGAAAGCAGGTTCATCAGGATCTGGCGCAAGGCCCGCTCGTCGGCGCGCAGCCGGTGGCGCGGCGTGTCGAAGCTACGCCGGAACGAGAGCGCGCCGTCCTCGATCTTCGGCTTCAACAGCGGATAGACGCTGCCGAGGATCGCCGAGAGGTCGACGACCTCGTCCTGCAGCTCAAAGCGTTTACCTTCGATCTTGGAAAGATCGAGGATATCGTTGATCAGGGTCAGAAGGTGGGTGCCGCTGAGGCGGATATCCTCGGCGTAGTCCCGGTACTGGGAGTGGCCCACCGGCCCCAGGGATTCCCGGCCGATGATCTCAGAGAAGCCGATGACGGCATTGAGCGGCGTCCTCAGCTCGTGGCTCATCATCGCCAGGAATTCGGCCTTGGTGCGGGTCGCCGCTTCGGCCTGGTCCTTGGCGGCGCGGAGTTCCTCCTCGATCCGGACCCGCTCGTCGATCTCTTCCTTCAGGAAAGCGTTCGCCAGCGAGAGCTCTGCCGTGCGCGCCGTGACTGATTGCTCGATTTCCTTGGTGCGTGTCTGGGCGCTGACCAGGTGCTGCAGAAGCAAGGAGGTCAACAGGAGGCTGATGGCCCAGAAGCCCCAGGCCGCCATCCCGACGTTGTAGGTGAAGGGGCTCGAGACGGCCTTGACCACGATGAGCCAATCCCAGCCCGCCAGGCCGTAGGTGGCTGCGGTATAGAGGCCGCGCAGAACCTCGGTTTCCGGCAGCGGAATAGGCGCGGCGTCACGCAGCGGAGACGGATGATAATACAGCGTCCGCGCCCCTTTGGTGTCGTCGGTATCGAAGAGGTAGACGTCGAAACCCGATAGGTTGACGAGATCCGGCCAGGCGTCGCCGACGATGGCCCCGATATCGAAGATGCCGCGAACGAAACCGAGCAGGTTGTCGCGCCGACCCTGAACCGTATCCGGCACCTTGTTGTCACGATAGATCGGCAAGACCACCGCGAAGGAAGGCTGTTTCGCGCTATGACGAGTCGCGACGGCGCTGCCGACGTCACGCGCCAAATGCAGCACCTCGACCACGGTCGCGTCGGCTGCGAGGTCCAACCCCAGCCGGTCTTCGTTACCGTTGAACGGCTCGACGAAATAGATCGGATAGTGATGCGGCCGGCGCTGGGCGGTGACCGAGAGACCCGCCCGGTCCCGTTCGGTGAAGAGAAAGCCGAAGAGGCCGTCATCGCGCGCCATGCGCTCGAAGGGCACGCGCTCCTGTTCGGTGATCCGCGGGATCCACTCGAGCGAGCGGGTTCCCGGATAGCGCGGCAAGTTTTCGCGCGTGTACTCGAAGAACTCCCAGCGGCCGACGTCGTTGGACGCGGTCATGAAGGCGCGCACGGCATTGAGCGAGCCGAGATACCCATCCAGCGCGCGGGTCAGGACCGCCGTAAACTGCCGCGCCGGTCCCTCGAATTCGCGCTGCGCCTTGCCTTGGAAGTGATGGCCGACCGCGAAGAACCCCGCGGTGGCGAAGACCACGCCGACGACGAAGACCAGCATGACGAGATAGCGGTCACGGCTCGGCATGCTCTCTCGGTCGAGACGCAGGCGGCGCCAGAGAGCCGCCAGGGACCGGCGCCCGAGATGCCGGTAGAGGCGCCACAAGTTCACGGAACCCGATCCGCCGGCCGGCAAAGCCTCACCGACCGCCTTCGACTCGGGTTCGTTCGTAAGGGCCACGTCCCGGCCTCGCTTTCCTGACCAGGTCACCATCATCACGAGACCCCTCGTCCGGGGATCCCAACCCTCGTTTCTACAAGCCTGCGCTTAATATTATCTTGCAGGTTACTATTTGAGGCTGCATTGACGGGAGCACCGGTAGCGGCTTGGGCGACCACGGACAGGAACGGAGAAGCCGATGACGAGCGCAACAGTCCAGCGGACTGTTGGCCGACCTCGGGTCCATCGTTCGGCGCCTCTCGCGCGCATTGGAATTGGGTGAGCACAGCTACTCTCTGGCTTCTTTTCCCGTTTATTGTGGGGTTTTCTAACAGAAGCCACTTGATAGTAAAAGAAAATTTACCGTTGTTTCACAAATTACCGCCGGCAATTGTTTTTTGTCAACAGTTACTTAATTTAATACTCAATTTTGAACAAATTTTACTTTATTTTGCTTTATGCCCCACCCTAGAGGCTGTCCTCGAAGCGGCAGCTGACCAGGAGTTCCGCCACCGACGCCGTGTTCGGCAGGGCGATGACGGTCGCCGCCAGTTCGGCCAGATCGGCGGGCTGGATCATCGCCTCGGCCGGCGGGTCCGCGACGTCGCTGACCATGTCGGTGGCGACGTAGCCCGGGCAGAGCGCCGTCACGCGCACCCCGTCCTCCCAACCGGCCCGCCGGGTTGCGTGGCTGAGCGCGACCACCGCGAACTTGCTCAGCGGATAGGCGGCGTTGTCCCCGGCGACCCGCTTGCCCGACAGGGAGGCGAGGTTGACGATCCGTCCGCTGCCCACGGCCCGGAGATGGGGCAGCGCCAAGCGGGTCAGGGCCAGGGGACCCATGACGTTCACCGCCCAGAGTTCGTCGTAGCGCTGCTCCGCGTCGTCTTCGATGCCGGCCGACAGAAGTATGCCGGCGGCATTGACCAGGCCGTCGATCCGGCCGAAGCGCGCCGCCGTGGCCTCGACCCATGCGGCAGCAGCGGCGCGGTCCCGCGCCTCGTAGCGGTGCCGGGCAACGCGCGCCCGGTCGAAGTCGGCCGTCGCCTCTTCCAGTGCCTCAAGGCTGCGCGCCCCGAGCGACAGGCTGTAGCCCTTCCCGTGCAGCGCGCGGGCAATAGCCTGCCCGATGCCCCGATTGGCTCCCGAAACCATGATCACGCGCCCCTGTGGTGACAACATCCCGATTTCCTCCTCTTCCCGCGGTCCTCGGCCGCTGATCGGCCTGGCCGGTCGCTTGCGCCGCTCCGCATATTTGGCGTTTCGGGAACCGGCGCCGCAACGCTAGATTTGACCGCGGCGGCGGCCCGGCGTCGGCGCCCGGGGCTCACGTTGCCGAGGGAGGGGAAGACATGGCCGCATCGGATCCCATCGCCGCGATGATCGAAGAGCTGAGAGCGAGGCACGTCCGCTACCTGCGCTTCGAGCTGCCGGACCTACACGGCACGAGCCGCACCAAGGTCGTACCGATCGACCAGGTCGAGCGCTACGCGCGCAGAGGTCTGAACCTCTACGGCGGCGTCGTCGGCTTGGACAGCGCCTCCGGCGTGATCGGCGGCAGCGGACTGCACGAGGAGATCAGCTACCGCGACCAGCAGCTGGTGCCCGACCCCTCCACGGTCAGGCTCGTGCCCTGGCTCGAGGGGACGGCCAAGGTGATCTGCGACGCCCGCTGGGCGCCGGAAGAGCCGATCCCGGCCACGCCGCGCAGCGTGCTCAAGAAGGTTCTCGACCACGCGGCCGAGCTCGGCTTCCACGTCATGATGGGCCACGAGTTCGAGTTCTACCTGCTGAACGCGGAGACCCGGGAACCGCTGTTCGGCGGTGTCCATATCTTCAACACCGTGAGGAACCAGTACGTTCCCTTCCTCGACACGCTGCTCGATCACTTGCAGGGCATCGGCATCGACGTGATTACCCACAACTGCGAGTACGCGCCGTCCCAGTACGAGATCAATTTCGGGCCGGCGATCGGATTGGCCGGCGCCGACAAGGCCTTCACCTTCAAGAACGCCATCAAGGAGCTGGCCCACCGGGCCGGCTACCTCGCGACCTTCATGTCGAAGCCGGCCACGGACATGGCCGGCTGCGGCTGCCACGTCCACATGAGCCTGCTCGACCGGGAGACCGGCAGGAGCGCCTTTGCGGACGACGGCAACCGGAGCGCCATCGCCGAACGCATGGGGCATTTCACCGAGGGAATTCTGGCCCACGCCGGCGCGCTGATGCCCCTGATCGGGCCGACGCCGAACTGCTATCGGCGGCTCAAGCCCCATACCTTCGCCCCCTCCAATGTCTCCTGGGGGGTCGAAGACCGCACCGCCATGGTCCGGCTCAAGGACGTCGGCGACGACAACGCCCATGTCGAAATGCGCGCCGCCTCCGGCCTCAGCAATCCTTACCTGACGGCCGCCGGCGTGCTCGCCGCCGGCCTGCTGGGACTTAAGGAAGGCCGGGCCCTGCGACCGCCGGTCGACGGCCCCGCCGAAGAGAACCAGGGCCTCGAGAAGCTGCCGTCAGATCTGGACCGCGCGCTCGCCGGTCTGGAGGCGGACGCGGAGATGCGCGCGCTGCTCGGGGAGGATTTCGTCAAGGTCTTCACCACGGTCAAGCGAGCCGAGCTCGCCCGTTTCCAAAGTCACGTCACGGACTGGGAGCGCAGCGAGTACATGGAGGTCTATTGAGGCATCTGGCCGGGGCGGCGACTTCCGTCAAAACATGATCCGCTCTAGGCTTCGAACAGACCATGGAGCTGGTGATCCAGCGGCGCGAGCCCGGCCTGGGCCTCCTTGTAGACCGCGAAGAGCTTCGAATAGAGGTCGTGACGCTCCGCTTCGGGCCGGGCACGGTCGATGACCGGCGCGCAGAGCTCGGCAGCCTCCGACAGCGAGCCGAAGACCCCGGCGCCGACGCCGGCGATAAGCGCGGCGCCGTAGGAGGCGTCGCCCTGGGCCGGGCGGCAGATCTCCCGGCCCAAGACGTCGCTCATGATCTGGCGCCAGGTCGCGCTGCGGGCGCCGCCGCCGATGATCCGCATCTCGTCGAAGCGCGCCTCGGGCGGCATGGCCTCGAGCATGTCACGGAAGGAAAAGGCGATGCCCTCGTAGAGGGCGCGGGCGAAGTGCGCCCGCCCGTGGCGCAGGGTGAGCCCGAGGAAATGGCTCCTGAGAAAGGGGTCCCAGTAGGGTGCGCGCTCGCCCTGAAGGTAGGGATGAAAGATCAGGCCTTCGGCGCCGGCGCCCACCGAGGCCGCGAGGGCGTCCATCTCGGCGTAGCCGTCGCCCGGGCCGCTGCCGGCCGGGAAAAGGAGATCGCGCAGCCAGCGATGGGAAGAGGCGCAGGAGTTGGTGCCGGTCGCCGTGAAGTAGAGCCCCTCGATCACGTGGGGATAGCAGGAGACCGGCGGATAGACGCTGGGCCCCTTGGTCACGCCGAACAGGACCCCGGCAGTGGCCAGCTTGATCGCCCCCTGCCCTTCGCGGACCGCCCCGGCGCCGAAGAGCTCCACCGTCGTGTCGTTGCTGCCGGCGGCCACGGGCGTGCCCGCGACCAGACCGGTCTCGGCGGCGGCCGACTCGGTGACCCTCCCGACCAGGGTGTCCGGACGGACGATCGGCGGCAGGGTTTCGATCGGCCAGTCGATCAGATCGCAGAGCTCCGCCGACCATTGGCCTCGGGCGGAGTCGGCCATCAGGGTTCCGACCGCGTCGCTGACGTCGGTGTGCCAGTCCCCGGTCACCCTGTGCCTGAGGTAGTCCTTGGCAAGGAAGAGCCGGGCGACACGGGCCGCCGATTCCGGTTCCCGGTGCTTGATCCAATGAAGCTGCGCTAGGGTCCAGGTCGGATTGACCCGATTGAATCCGATCGCGACGATCCGCTCGCCGGCGCGCCGATGCAGCGCCTCTGACTCGGCCGCGCTGCGCTGGTCGCTCCACAGAATCGCCGGACGAATCACGCGGCCCTCGCGGTCGGTCAGGACCTGGGTATGGGCCCCCGCGGAGAAACCGACCGCAGCGAGGCGGGCTGCCGGCACCCGGGCAATTTGAAGGGCTTCCGGCACGGCACGGCAGAGCGCAGCATACCAGTCAGCGGGGTCCTGCTCGGACCAGCCGGCTCGCGGGCTGGCGGTTTCGATCGCCTCGGCGGCCTCGCCGAGGACCTGGCCGCGTTCAGACACCACGGTCGCCTTTAGGCTTCCGGCGCCCAGATCAACGCCTAACAGGCACTCTTTCCGTCCGGCCATCTTTCGTCCCGGTCCGCGGCCGCTCCATCTGGCGGGTGCGCAAGCTTAGGGGCAAGCGGCCAGAATGTCGCGCAGTTGGGAGGTGGTGGCCCCTTTCCGGGGTGAGAAGGCCCCGTCGAAGACCGCCGAGCCGATCGTGAAGGCGTCGGCGCCGGCCGCCGCCAAAGCTCTGATCCGGGCGGCGGAATCGACGCTGCCCGCCACGATCAGCTTACCGTCCGTCGCGTCGCGCGCCGCGCGGACCAGGTCGAGCGGGTCGGCCTCGCTCGCCCGGTAAGCCAGCAGGTCGACACCGGCGCAGCCGAGCACCGAGAAACGCCGGCAGTCCTCGGCGACCTCGGCGGTGCCGCCGCCCAGCCTGGTCGGGTGCCCGGCGGGCCGCCCGGGAAAGGGAAAGTAAGCGATCGCCGAGCCGCCGAGCACGTCCAGCATCTGCTCGGCCTCGGTCCCGCCCAGAAGGCAATCGACGCCGATCGCACGCGCGGTCTTGGCCGAGCGCAGACTGTCCTGCGGCGCGGTGCTGACCACCTCCATGTAACTGGTCGCGCCCGATTGCTTGATCCGGCGGTTGAGCGCCGCCAGGGTCGCGGGCTCAACGCCGATGTCCTTGAAACCGATATGCTCTATGCCCAGAGGCTGGATCAGGTCGACGATCTCGAGACAGTCCTCCACCGTGCGGTCCTTGCGGGTCAGCATGAAAATGAAATCGACCATCTGTCACCCTTGTCCGGCGAAGTCCCGGCGCCAGGATGGTTCACAAGCATCGCCGCTGCAATCTCCCTTGGGCGCCGCGTCGCCGCCGCCGATCGCGCTCGGTGAGGCCGCGAGGGTCTTGCCCAGTGATGCCCCGGTCATCATCTCAGAGAAGCGGGCGGCGGCCGGAAGGTTTGGGTGTATCCTATGACGAGGGTTCGAACGGGGGCGTCCACGCGTCGGCAGGGGCGTTCCCGGGACGAGGCAGGATGACAGTGCAGAAGCGGCCGATAGACGCGACTCTGGTGGCGCAGCGCCTTCCCCTGGAGAAGATCCCGCTGGTCGACTTCGGGCTGTTCCGTTCCGGCACCGCGGCGGACCGGCGCCGGGTCGCGGCCGAGATCGACCGGGCATGCCGGAACATCGGGTTCTTCTACGTCGTCAATCACGGTGTGCCACGCGCGCTCGTCGAAGCGGCTTTCGCCCAGGCCAAGAGGTTCTTTCAGCTGCCTTCAGCGGAGAAGGCCCTGATCTCGATCGCCCGGTCGCCCTGCCATCGCGGCTACTTCGCGCTCGGCGGAGAGAACCTCGATCCGGCCCAGCAGACCGCAGCGGGGGATTTCAAGGAAGGGATCAAGATTGGTCGCGACCTCGCAGCCGACCATCCGCTGGTGCTCGCCGGAACCCCCTTGCACGGCCCCAACCAGTGGCCCTCGAACCTGCCCGGCTGGCGCGAGGTCATGGAAGACTACTATGCGGCGCTGTCCAGCCTTGGCCGAGATCTCATGGCCGCCTTCGCCCTGGCGCTCGGCCTCCGCGAGGACTTCTTCGAGGATAAGCTGACCGGTCCGATGGCAACCCTTGGCCCCCTGCACTACCCGCCGCAAAGCGGCAGAATCACCGAGAAGCGCCTCGGCGCCGGGGCCCACACCGACTTCGGCTGCCTGACGATCCTGGCTCAGGACGCGAGCGGAGGCCTGCAAGTGCAGAACTGCGCCGGCACCTGGGTCGACGCGCCGCCGGTCGAAGGAAGTTTCGTGGTCAACATCGGCGACATGATGGCGCGCTGGAGCAACGATCTCTACGCGTCCACCCGGCACCGGGTCATCAATCTTTCGGGACACGACCGCTATTCGCTGCCGTTCTTCTTCGATCCGGACTTCGACGCGGCCCTGGCCTGCCTGGAGACCTGCGTTTCGCCGCAGCGCCCGGCCCGCTATCCGCCGACCACGGGCGGGCAGCACCTGCTCGACAGGATCGATGCAACCTTCGCGTACCGGGGGACAGCTCTCGACGGCCATGACGACCGTTTCCGGCAAGACTAAAGCCAGCGCCGCCCCGGCAAACCGGGCGCGCTCGATTGAACGTCAGTGCGGTTTCGGGAAGCGCCAGAGGGAATCCTGATACTCTGGCGCGTAACGCTGCCCGCCGACATCGTCCAGATCGACCCCCGACTCCCTGACGATGGCCGACAGGGCCGAACACATCAAACGCTGCATCTTGTCGAGCGCGTCTTCCGTGTCGTCCACGAGGTCCTCGCGCAGCCGCTCCACATAGGCCGCCGCCAGCATAACCTGGATCGCCGCTTCCTGGAGACCGGTCGCCGGACTGTCGGCAATCTCCTGCTCCAGTGCCAGGATCTCCGGACCGAGGGTGGCGACGTCCCGCCCCTCCAACTCTCGGTAGATCCCTTCGAGACGCCGCGCCAAGGAAACGATCGGCGGGCTATGTACCAGAGATCGAGCCCGTTGAGGCTTTGTTTTCTCCTTGAACATTGAACTCCCTTTGGCGAATAGACCGCCATTCACTTACTATCGAGCCGAACCAACCACATACCTTGAGTTGTGGATATTCGGGATAGTACGTATAATATTTAACTCATACTATGATTGTAGATTGCATTTATGCTGCATTTGTAAGCGCGTGCCTCGCCGCTTCCAGCGAGCATTTTCATGCGGTACCGGCCGAACCGGACCGATAGCGGGAAAGCGCCTGGTCGATCGCCTCGAGCAAGGCCCCTTCCGACGTCGGCTTCTCCAGGAGAGCCGTGACGCCGCCGCGCCGATAACGCCGTTGGAGTGCTTTTTCCGAACGCCCCGTCATAACAATGACCGGGATCGAATCGTCGCGCGCGGCGAGGACCTCGACCACCTCGAGACCACTCATGTGAGGCAGATCCATGTCCAGCACCACGCAGCCGGGAGCACGGTTGCGATAGGACTCGAGGAATTCACGCCCCGAGGCGTAGGTTTCGACGGACATATGCGTGGACTCGAGCAAAGCTCTAAGAGAATCCCGGACGGCCTCGTCGTCGTCGATAATGAAGATCCTCGGCTTTCCCACTTTCTCGGATCTTGGCTTGAAGAGAGGAAATACTTCGGTTGATACCGAACAGCATTTGTTGCGGACCCTAATCGGTTAACTCTATGCCCTGAATTGGTTCCGGTCGAATAGAATCACGGACAGCGGCCGCACGGGCCCGCGGCTAGGGCGCTCCGTCAACCGCCTCTTCTCGCCCTTCGAGGCCCGGGCGTAGCGCTCGCCCCTCTAAGATGCCGAGCGCTTTATGCCTTGCGACGAACCGAGCCAAGCCGCGCTCAGCCTTCCGGGTTGTTCTCATCGATCCCGATGGCCATCGCCATCCTCACCAGGTGCGACAGACTGGGTGCCGCCATCTTCGACATGACGCGCGCCCGGTGGATCTCCACGGTGCGGGGGCTGATCTCGAGCTGGTGAGCGATCTGCTTGTTGGGCTGACCGCTGACCAGCGCCTTCAGAACCTCCATCTCGCGCGGCGTCAGCTGCTCGAACCGACGCGAGGCTTCGAGGCGGGTCGCTTCCACTGCCTTCGCGCGGTTGATCTCGTCCAGCGCCTGGCGCACTGCTGAAAGGATCACCGTGTCGGAGCAAGGCTTCTCGATGAAGTCGACGGCCCCGGCCTTCATCGCCTGAACCGCGAGCGGCACGTCCCCGTGTCCGGAGATCATGATCGTGCGCAGTCGGGCGCCGGTCTTCGTCAGCCGTCGCTGAAGCTCCAGTCCGCTCATGTCCGGCAGCCGCAAATCGAGCAACAGGCAGCCGTGCCGGTCGGGCTCCAGGGCTGCGAGAAAGTCTTCCGCGCAGGGAAATGCCAGCGGCTCGAGGCCGGCCGACTCGAGCAGGGCGACCAGGCTTTCCCGTACCGCCGGATGGTCGTCGACGATGTAGACCAGAGGTACCTGGCTCATTCCGCAGCCTCGGCCAGTTGCCCCGCCGGGAGCGTGAACCTGAAACGAGTGCCCTGCGGCTTCACGGATTCCGTCCAGATCCGTCCTTCATGGGCGTCGATGATCCGCTGACTTATCGACAGTCCCAGCCCCATGCCGTTGGCTTTGCTGGAGACGAAGGGCTCGAAGAGTCTGGCGGCGATCTCATCCGGCAGCCCAGGACCGGAATCGCTGATCGAAACGATGACCTCTTGGTCCGGCCCTTGCGCCGTTTCGATGACCAGAGACCTGCGGTCCTCGCCCTGCAGCGCGTCCACCGCATTCCGGACGAGATTGAGAACGACCTGCTGTATCTGAATGCGGTCGATCATTACGGTCGGCAGGTCTTGGGCGAGCCTGAGGTCGAAGGCGATGCCCCTCGCGGGCGTGTCGATCAGCGCCAGCGCGGCGGCGTCCTCGACCACATCATTGATGTCGTGGGGCGCGGCTTCCCGCTCGCCGGACTCGAAGAGGCCGCGCAGACGCCGGATCACATCGCCGGCCCGACCGGCCTGCGTTACCGCTTTCTCGAGCAGTTCACGGATCCGCTCCCGCTGCGCCTCGTCCCGGTCCAGCAAGCGCGCTCCTGCGCTCACATAGTTGACGATGGCGGCGAGCGGCTGGTTGAGCTCGTGGGCCAGGGCGGAAGACAGCTGGCCCAGGGCATGGAGCCGCGAGACTTGGTCGAGTTGCCGTTGCAGCTCGTGCAACCGGGTCTCCCGGTCGTGCAAGGCCCGCTTCGCCTGTTCCCGCTCGGCCTCAATCAGCCTGCGCTCCGTGGTGTCCTCGGCGAGCGCGATAAAGCCGTCGACTTTGCCGCTATCGCTGAAGTGAGGGACATAGATCAGCTGGACGTCGCGGCGACGGCCGTCGTTGTACGTGTTGGTCAACTCGAACGTGACGGACTCGCCGGCGAGGACCCGTTCGATGTGCGGCTTGAAGTTCGCGAAGCTCTCGCCGTGGATCTCGGAAGCCTCGTGTCCGACGATCTTCTCCCGCGGACGCGCGTACCATTCGGCGCAGGTCTTGTTCGCGAAGAGGTAACGGCACTCGCGGTCCATGTAGCAGATCAGGACCGGAAGGCTGTCGGTGACCAGCCGAAGCTGCTCCTCGCTGACGCGCAGGGCCTCCAGGGCCTCGACCTCCTTGGTGACGTCGCTGCCCGAACCGCGATAGCCGCGGAACCCGCCGTCCTCGCCCAGCACGGGGACCCCGCTCAGCCTTATCCAGCGCCACTCGCTATCCTTGCCGATACCGCCA
This portion of the Kiloniellales bacterium genome encodes:
- the xylB gene encoding xylulokinase, which codes for MAGRKECLLGVDLGAGSLKATVVSERGQVLGEAAEAIETASPRAGWSEQDPADWYAALCRAVPEALQIARVPAARLAAVGFSAGAHTQVLTDREGRVIRPAILWSDQRSAAESEALHRRAGERIVAIGFNRVNPTWTLAQLHWIKHREPESAARVARLFLAKDYLRHRVTGDWHTDVSDAVGTLMADSARGQWSAELCDLIDWPIETLPPIVRPDTLVGRVTESAAAETGLVAGTPVAAGSNDTTVELFGAGAVREGQGAIKLATAGVLFGVTKGPSVYPPVSCYPHVIEGLYFTATGTNSCASSHRWLRDLLFPAGSGPGDGYAEMDALAASVGAGAEGLIFHPYLQGERAPYWDPFLRSHFLGLTLRHGRAHFARALYEGIAFSFRDMLEAMPPEARFDEMRIIGGGARSATWRQIMSDVLGREICRPAQGDASYGAALIAGVGAGVFGSLSEAAELCAPVIDRARPEAERHDLYSKLFAVYKEAQAGLAPLDHQLHGLFEA
- a CDS encoding PAS domain-containing protein, with translation MLAENILRWLCFDRPAGGSAEAGEIRSQQLAYFVRNVPINSAANLANSLIAAAIVWPFVPKALILAWLLPSWIFVIWHLRKWQANRRRRKPAWVSRRGPRRAAFWAAIPGLFWGCTAIFVSYLPPSHWLLLMVMCVGMTAGAAATLASVPAAASAFIVSVCLPWLVHFLLQDDPYFLSVTFMIVIFMLAMLATTRSVFSAIIEGIRVRHKNAALLQQFRAERDEWLEISDTAEAFALFDGDDRLLLCNESYRRLLSLPEHSLKRGTSSEELMRLSSAPLDHAGDAVGHRAAQDPQARSNTIEHLSNGRWLRTSDRRTTGGRRLVLHVDVTELKDREQALIEMHHELQRSERRLQDVAEASVDWFWEMDQDLRFTFMSRNIERLAGVSAEALRGKTLGDVLTVDRTTEAWRQQEQSFAARKPFRNYVHGGIGKDSEWRWIRLSGVPVLGEDGGFRGYRGSGSDVTKEVEALEALRVSEEQLRLVTDSLPVLICYMDRECRYLFANKTCAEWYARPREKIVGHEASEIHGESFANFKPHIERVLAGESVTFELTNTYNDGRRRDVQLIYVPHFSDSGKVDGFIALAEDTTERRLIEAEREQAKRALHDRETRLHELQRQLDQVSRLHALGQLSSALAHELNQPLAAIVNYVSAGARLLDRDEAQRERIRELLEKAVTQAGRAGDVIRRLRGLFESGEREAAPHDINDVVEDAAALALIDTPARGIAFDLRLAQDLPTVMIDRIQIQQVVLNLVRNAVDALQGEDRRSLVIETAQGPDQEVIVSISDSGPGLPDEIAARLFEPFVSSKANGMGLGLSISQRIIDAHEGRIWTESVKPQGTRFRFTLPAGQLAEAAE
- a CDS encoding response regulator gives rise to the protein MGKPRIFIIDDDEAVRDSLRALLESTHMSVETYASGREFLESYRNRAPGCVVLDMDLPHMSGLEVVEVLAARDDSIPVIVMTGRSEKALQRRYRRGGVTALLEKPTSEGALLEAIDQALSRYRSGSAGTA
- a CDS encoding response regulator — translated: MSQVPLVYIVDDHPAVRESLVALLESAGLEPLAFPCAEDFLAALEPDRHGCLLLDLRLPDMSGLELQRRLTKTGARLRTIMISGHGDVPLAVQAMKAGAVDFIEKPCSDTVILSAVRQALDEINRAKAVEATRLEASRRFEQLTPREMEVLKALVSGQPNKQIAHQLEISPRTVEIHRARVMSKMAAPSLSHLVRMAMAIGIDENNPEG
- a CDS encoding 2-oxoglutarate and iron-dependent oxygenase domain-containing protein, whose product is MTVQKRPIDATLVAQRLPLEKIPLVDFGLFRSGTAADRRRVAAEIDRACRNIGFFYVVNHGVPRALVEAAFAQAKRFFQLPSAEKALISIARSPCHRGYFALGGENLDPAQQTAAGDFKEGIKIGRDLAADHPLVLAGTPLHGPNQWPSNLPGWREVMEDYYAALSSLGRDLMAAFALALGLREDFFEDKLTGPMATLGPLHYPPQSGRITEKRLGAGAHTDFGCLTILAQDASGGLQVQNCAGTWVDAPPVEGSFVVNIGDMMARWSNDLYASTRHRVINLSGHDRYSLPFFFDPDFDAALACLETCVSPQRPARYPPTTGGQHLLDRIDATFAYRGTALDGHDDRFRQD